In one window of Musa acuminata AAA Group cultivar baxijiao chromosome BXJ3-2, Cavendish_Baxijiao_AAA, whole genome shotgun sequence DNA:
- the LOC135630732 gene encoding probable polygalacturonase produces the protein MANLSKVAYDGGAMLVVPAGRWLTGPFNLTNHFTLFLDHDAVILATQDINEWPIIDPLPSYGRGRDAAGGRYSNLIMGYNLTDVVITGNNGTIDGQGETWWKMFRNKELNYTRGYLIELMYCKQVLISNITLVNSPSWNVHPVYSSHVIVSGITILAPVNSPNTDGIDPDSSSNVRIEDCYIVSGDDCIAIKSGWDEYGIAFNMSSKHIVIRRLTCISPTSAVIALGSEMSGGIQDVRAEDITAIHSESGVRIKTTIGRGAYVKDIFVRRMNLHTMKWVFWMTGTYGQHPDDKFDPKAIPVVQNISYSNVVAENVTMAAKLEGIPGAPFTGICIYNVTAEVVKSKKPIWNCTDVEGVSSHVTPTPCAQIPEYPDRITHCPFPEDDLPVNGVGLEECNSSRRWLTRDN, from the exons ATGGCCAACCTCAGTAAGGTGGCGTACGACGGCGGCGCAATGCTGGTGGTGCCAGCCGGTCGGTGGCTCACCGGGCCCTTCAACCTCACCAACCACTTCACCCTCTTCCTCGACCACGACGCCGTCATCCTCGCCACTCAG GATATCAATGAGTGGCCGATCATTGACCCTTTGCCCTCCTACGGTAGAGGAAGAGATGCGGCTGGGGGTAGATACAGTAATCTCATCATGGGATATAACTTAACCGATGTGGTCATAACAG ggAATAATGGAACTATCGATGGACAAGGTGAAACCTGGTGGAAAATGTTCCGTAACAAAGAACTCAATTACACTCGTGGATACCTCATTGAATTGATGTACTGCAAACAAGTGCTGATTTCCAACATTACATTGGTTAACTCTCCATCGTGGAATGTCCATCCAGTGTACAGCAG CCACGTAATCGTCTCAGGCATCACAATTCTTGCACCGGTCAACTCTCCCAACACTGATGGGATCGATCCAG ACTCATCCTCCAATGTCCGCATTGAGGACTGCTACATAGTCTCAGGCGATGACTGCATCGCCATTAAAAGCGGTTGGGATGAGTACGGGATTGCATTCAACATGTCAAGCAAACACATAGTGATCAGACGGCTCACCTGCATCTCCCCCACGAGCGCTGTCATCGCCCTGGGAAGCGAGATGTCGGGAGGAATCCAAGATGTCCGGGCCGAAGACATCACGGCCATCCACTCCGAATCCGGCGTCAGGATCAAGACGACCATCGGAAGGGGAGCTTACGTGAAGGACATATTCGTGAGAAGAATGAATCTGCACACAATGAAGTGGGTCTTCTGGATGACGGGCACCTACGGGCAGCACCCGGACGACAAATTTGATCCGAAAGCCATTCCGGTGGTGCAGAATATCAGTTACAGCAACGTGGTGGCCGAGAACGTGACCATGGCCGCGAAGCTGGAGGGGATTCCCGGCGCGCCCTTCACCGGAATATGCATCTACAATGTGACGGCGGAGGTGGTGAAGTCGAAGAAGCCGATTTGGAACTGCACCGACGTGGAGGGCGTATCGAGTCACGTGACGCCCACTCCCTGTGCGCAGATTCCGGAATATCCAGATCGTATAACGCATTGCCCCTTCCCTGAAGATGATCTACCTGTGAATGGTGTTGGGCTAGAGGAGTGT aactcgtctaggcgttggttgacccgggacaactAG